Genomic DNA from Pigmentiphaga litoralis:
GTTCAGATGCAGCAGCGGCTTCAGTTCGCGCAGCAGCGTGATCATGCCACCGGCCTTGTGGAAGTCTTCCATGTAATGCTGGCCCGACGGCTTCAGGTCCACCAGCACAGGCGTTTCGGCGCCAAAGCGGTCCAGCGCTTCCAGGTCCACTTCAAAGCCCATGCGGCCCGCAATCGCGGTCAGGTGGATGATGCCGTTGGTCGAACCGCCAATCGCGAGCAGCACCCGCATGGCGTTTTCAAACGCTTCGGCCGTCAGCACCTTGTCGATGGTCAGGCGGTCCTTGCTCATTTGCACGGCCAGCGTACCGGTCTGCTCGGCGATACGGATACGGTCGGCCGTCACGGCGGGGGCCGACGCACCGCCCGGCACCATCATGCCCAGCGCTTCGGCAATACACGCCATCGTGCTGGCCGTGCCCATGACGGAACAGGTGCCCACACTGGCCACCAGCTGATTGTTGACGTCCGCAATTTCCTGGTCATCGATCTGGTCCGCGCGGTAGTAGGCCCAGTAGCGGCGGCAGTCGGTGCAGGCGCCAACCCGTTCCGACCGGTGCGAACCCGTCAGCATCGCGCCCGTGACCAGCTGGATCGCCGGGATGCCGGCCGACGCCGCGCCCATCAACTGCGCGGGCACCGTCTTGTCGCAACCGCCGATCAGCACCACCGCGTCCATCGGCTGGGCGCGGACCATTTCTTCGGTGTCCATCGACATCAGGTTGCGCAGATACATGCTGGTCGGCGCGGAAAAGCTTTCGTGGATCGAGATCGTCGGAAAGTCCATGGGCAGACCGCCTGCCAGCATGATGCCGCGCTTGACCGCTTCGATCAGCTGCGGCGCATTGCCGTGACAGGGGTTATAGGCACTGCCCGTGTTGACGATGCCGATGACCGGCCGCGTCAGGGCGCTGTCGGTGTAGCCCGCGCCCTTGATGAAAGCCTTGCGCAGGAACAGCGAAAAGCCGCGGTCCCCGTAATTGGTGAGCCCCTTCGACATACCTTCCTGGGACATCTCGGGGGTCGTGGAGTGGCCATTGGAGGGGGTAGTGCCAGGCTTTTTAGGCTGTGAAGTCATGTCGATTTAATTATCAATAATATTCTTGACGATGATGCTACCCGCTTCTATAGTCGGTCACAAGAGGGGCCTGACCCCTTACTTATAAAAATGCCTGGAGATCGACGCGTGAAGCTCTGTACATCCTCCCCCCGTGCCCTCAATCCCCTGCGTCGCCACCTGTTGCTCGCGCTTGCGGTGGCTGGCGTAGCCGGCGCTCCCCTTCTTGCCCACGCTGCGGACGACTATCCCAGCAAGCCCATTCGCCTGGTCGTGCCCTATCCCCCAGGGGGCGCCACCGACGTGATCGGCCGTGTCATTGCGCAGAAGCTGTCGGCCGCGCTGAATCAACAAGTGGTCGTTGACAACCGTGCCGGCGCCACCGGCAACATCGGCGCCGCGGCCGTCGCCACCGCGGCACCCGACGGCTACACGTTGCTGATGGGCGCGCTGACCAGCCATGCCATCAACGCAACCCTGTTCGCCAAGACGGTCAGCTACGACCTGGAAAAAAGCTTTACGCCAGTCGGCATCGTCGGCTCCGTGCCGCTGGTGTTCGTCGTCAACCCGACCGTCAAGGCACAGAACCTGACCGAGCTCATCGCCCTGGCCAAGAAGCAGCCCGGCTCGCTGACCTTCGCATCGTCAGGCAGCGGATCGCCGCAGCACCTGGCCGGTGAAATGTTCAAGAAGATGGCCGGCATCGACATGCTGCACGTCCCGTACAAGGGCAGCGGCCCCGCCATGACCGACCTGGTCGGCGGACAAGTCCTGAGCATGATCGAAACCGCCCCGGCTGCGCAGGGCTTCATCGCGTCCGGCAAACTGCGCGCCCTGGCCGTCGCATCGAAAGACCGCGTCAGCACGATGCCCGACGTCCCGACCGCCGCCGAAGCCGGCCTGAAAGGCTTTGAAGTCAGCTCCATGTTCGGCATCCTGGCCCCCGCCGGCACGCCCAAAGCCGTGGTCGACAAGCTGACCTCGGAAATGAAAAAAGCCTTGAGCACGCAAGACGCCAAAGACGCCCTGCTGCAACAAGGCGTCATCGCCAACTACGCCGCCCCCCCCGAAGCCGCCACCGCCATCAAAACCGAAGTCGCCAAATGGGCCAAGGTCATCACTGACGCCAACGTCAAAGCCGACTGACGCCCCGCAGCAGATAAACCGCAGCAGCAAGACAATCGGCCCCGAAGCATCACTGCCTCGGGGCCGAATCTTATCGATCACAGGAATCGGTAGCCCAGAGCGACCAAGCGCCACCCGCAGCATTACAGCTCCCCCCTCCAGGGCACAGCGGATCTGGCTCCGCCAGTCCGCCAGTGCCGCCCCCTTGGGGGGAGGCGCGAAGCGCCTAGGGGGGGCTAAAGTATTCTGCCGAACCACCACATCGACAGCAACGCGGCCACCATCGTCAGCATCGCGCCCAGCGCCACGAACAACGCTGACACTTCCATCGGCTCTTCCTTGTCGTACGCCAGGCGCATCGCCAGCGACTGATAGATCGTCTTCAGTTCCTTGGCGTTATCCGCGCGGAAATATTCGCCGCCACTGGCCGACGCAATCTTCTTCAACGCCTCGTCATCCAGCCGAACCCGCATCGACCATCCGTCCACGCTCAGTGTCGCGCCCTCGTTCGTCCCGACGCCGACGGTATAGATCCGCACGCCATGCGACGCGGCCACATCCACGATCTTCATGGGATCCGGCCCGGTATTGCTCTGGCCATCCGACAGCAACACGATCGCCACCGACCGGTTGGATCCCGGCGTGGCGGGCGGCGCTTCGGGATCGATCTTGGGCGGCACGGCGCCGTAGGTCGGACGGCCGCTGATCAGCCCTTCCACATCCAGGTCGGCCGCCGGCAGCAGGGCCGCCAGCGAAATGATCAGCCCACTGCCCAATGCCGTGCCGCGCTGGATCTGCAGGTTGTCGATGG
This window encodes:
- a CDS encoding IlvD/Edd family dehydratase, with protein sequence MSQEGMSKGLTNYGDRGFSLFLRKAFIKGAGYTDSALTRPVIGIVNTGSAYNPCHGNAPQLIEAVKRGIMLAGGLPMDFPTISIHESFSAPTSMYLRNLMSMDTEEMVRAQPMDAVVLIGGCDKTVPAQLMGAASAGIPAIQLVTGAMLTGSHRSERVGACTDCRRYWAYYRADQIDDQEIADVNNQLVASVGTCSVMGTASTMACIAEALGMMVPGGASAPAVTADRIRIAEQTGTLAVQMSKDRLTIDKVLTAEAFENAMRVLLAIGGSTNGIIHLTAIAGRMGFEVDLEALDRFGAETPVLVDLKPSGQHYMEDFHKAGGMITLLRELKPLLHLNAMTVTGRTLGEELDAASAPFKQDVVRPFNNPIYPQGGIAVLRGNLAPGGAIIKQSAAAPELMEHEGRAVVFEDAEDMVTRLDDPDLDVNADDVLVLKRIGPKGAPGMPEAGYIPIPMKLARAGVKDMVRISDGRMSGTAAGTIVLHVTPEAAVGGPLAYVQNGDRIRLSVKNREIALLVSAEELAERARVAPVVEPTADRGYRKLFLTTVTQADEGVDFDFLRAATMTGTVPRTK
- a CDS encoding Bug family tripartite tricarboxylate transporter substrate binding protein — its product is MPGDRRVKLCTSSPRALNPLRRHLLLALAVAGVAGAPLLAHAADDYPSKPIRLVVPYPPGGATDVIGRVIAQKLSAALNQQVVVDNRAGATGNIGAAAVATAAPDGYTLLMGALTSHAINATLFAKTVSYDLEKSFTPVGIVGSVPLVFVVNPTVKAQNLTELIALAKKQPGSLTFASSGSGSPQHLAGEMFKKMAGIDMLHVPYKGSGPAMTDLVGGQVLSMIETAPAAQGFIASGKLRALAVASKDRVSTMPDVPTAAEAGLKGFEVSSMFGILAPAGTPKAVVDKLTSEMKKALSTQDAKDALLQQGVIANYAAPPEAATAIKTEVAKWAKVITDANVKAD
- a CDS encoding VWA domain-containing protein; translation: MNMDHFGHLTLLWPRMLWLYLLVPVLVLLYVRLLARRRRVAASYPSLDLVGAAVGDSRMRRHLPAVILLLGLCAMLFAVTRPQAVVKLPSRLETVVLAMDMSGSMRADDVKPSRMVASQTAAKAFIDDQPHNVRLGIVAVAGAAALVQSPTRLREDATAAIDNLQIQRGTALGSGLIISLAALLPAADLDVEGLISGRPTYGAVPPKIDPEAPPATPGSNRSVAIVLLSDGQSNTGPDPMKIVDVAASHGVRIYTVGVGTNEGATLSVDGWSMRVRLDDEALKKIASASGGEYFRADNAKELKTIYQSLAMRLAYDKEEPMEVSALFVALGAMLTMVAALLSMWWFGRIL